A genomic segment from Nasonia vitripennis strain AsymCx chromosome 4 unlocalized genomic scaffold, Nvit_psr_1.1 chr4_random0007, whole genome shotgun sequence encodes:
- the LOC116417303 gene encoding uncharacterized protein K02A2.6-like: MYSENVVCHTCGDKGHTTRVCTHRAEKKDAERKPRVGYVSQCGSSSSSDGEMSRELSHMYIDNKRSLYSLYVPGKTRVEPQYVTVEINKSKIKMEIDSGAEPAIIPKEIINKCFPKETMYEPDIEFRNHDNTVNKPAGMFKGVTMSLNNKIIKADLYVTESSGPPIIGRAWLKALGLWPLFKDLDLHIVKNKIDGNDRLNKILEKHAKFFENSKGSFNRAKIRLELKDDAKPIYELARSVPFALKDKIEKELDRLVEEKILEPVEMSEWATPIVPILKPNGDVRLCGAFNVTINPLLKTIRYAPPNFDHAMARLITKNINNKNKKRYSKIDLKEAFLQVPVEENSQNLLTINTHKVLFKCLYMMYGISSGPGYFQKQIEEVLKNINGVAVVADDVVVTGSDDEEHLRNLDIVLTRLEECGLKGRVNKCEFFKDEVNYLGYKLRDDTITINEEKYRAIVDMKEPENHKELQLLLGKINYYGRLFKDRAKILAPLYNCSNSRIFEWDQNCKEAFERAKIELKSVLVNYNPSLPLKLTCDASPKGLGAYISQPYEDGDRPVAFASTRLTAAQENYSQIDKEAAAIIFGVTKFYDYLFGRKFLLKTDNKPLSRIFSPEKGIPKMATSRLQNWSYFLSAFDYEIEYISTRDNIVADTLSRLPINYVESNDVLETEGRFTYLHYVYSTNITCLNFKAVARETAKNETLSIVKRMVIEGWPDCSLKSWPNELQPYALRKDEIHVEKECLMWGQRVIVPPKLREKVIEKLHESHFGIVKMKSLARSVVWWPNIDKNLEDKSKYCKWCVESKDNPIRMELTPWPWPSQPW, encoded by the coding sequence ATGTATAGTGAAAATGTAGTATGCCATACGTGCGGCGATAAAGGGCACACTACTAGAGTTTGTACGCATAGAGCCGAAAAAAAAGATGCAGAACGAAAGCCGCGAGTAGGTTACGTAAGTCAATGCGGTAGTAGTAGTAGCTCCGATGGCGAAATGTCGCGAGAGTTGAGCCACATGTATATCGATAATAAAAGAAGTCTGTACAGTCTGTATGTACCCGGAAAAACTAGAGTTGAGCCTCAATATGTAAcggtcgaaataaataaatctaaaattaaaatggaAATAGATTCGGGCGCGGAACCAGCTATAATTccaaaagaaattataaataaatgttttccGAAAGAAACAATGTATGAGCCAGATATAGAATTTAGGAACCATGATAATACCGTCAATAAGCCTGCAGGAATGTTCAAAGGTGTAACTATGAGTCTGAACAATAAGATAATAAAAGCTGATTTATATGTAACTGAATCGTCCGGGCCGCCGATTATAGGCAGAGCGTGGCTCAAAGCACTAGGATTATGGCCTCTATTTAAAGACCTAGATCTGCatatagttaaaaataaaattgatggtAATGACAGGCTAAATAAAATCTTAGAAAAACATgctaaattttttgaaaattctaaagGATCGTTCAATAGGGCCAAGATCAGGTTAGAATTAAAGGATGATGCTAAACCGATATATGAGTTAGCGCGATCTGTACCTTTTGCTTTAAAggataaaatagaaaaagaatTAGATAGATTggtagaagaaaaaatattggaaCCAGTAGAAATGAGCGAATGGGCTACCCCGATTGTGCCGATACTAAAACCGAATGGAGATGTTCGACTTTGCGGAGCTTTCAATGTAACTATTAACcctttattaaaaacaattcgctATGCACCACCGAATTTCGATCACGCTATGGCTCgattaataacaaaaaatattaataataaaaataagaagcggTATTCGAAAATTGACCTAAAAGAAGCTTTTTTACAAGTTCCCGTTGAGGAAAATTCGCAAAACTTATTAACTATCAATACTCACAAGGTCTTGTTTAAATGCCTGTATATGATGTACGGTATATCATCGGGACCTGGGTATTTTCAAAAGCAAATTGAggaagttttgaaaaatataaacggaGTCGCGGTGGTAGCAGACGACGTAGTGGTAACGGGAAGTGATGATGAGGAACATTTGCGAAATTTAGATATAGTATTAACGCGTTTAGAAGAATGCGGTTTGAAAGGACGAGTAAACAAATgcgaatttttcaaagatgAAGTTAATTATCTAGGATATAAGTTACGGGATGACACTATTACAATAAATGAAGAAAAGTATAGAGCAATAGTTGATATGAAAGAACCGGAAAATCACAAAGAATTACAGTTATTATTAggtaaaatcaattattatgGCAGGTTATTTAAAGATCGTGCTAAAATTCTAGCACCATTATATAATTGCAGTAATTCGAGAATTTTTGAGTGGGATCAAAATTGCAAAGAAGCGTTTGAAAGAGCgaaaatagaattaaaaagCGTGCTTGTAAACTACAATCCATCTTTACCATTAAAATTAACATGTGATGCGTCCCCAAAAGGGCTGGGTGCGTATATCAGCCAGCCTTATGAAGACGGCGATAGACCGGTAGCGTTTGCATCAACGAGGTTGACAGCCGCGCAAGAAAATTACTCGCAAATTGATAAAGAAGCAGCTGCGATAATATTTGGAGTAACTAAgttttatgattatttattcggacgtaaatttcttttaaaaacggATAATAAACCGTTATCTAGGATCTTTTCTCCTGAAAAGGGTATACCAAAAATGGCTACGAGTAGATTGCAAAATTGGAGTTACTTTCTATCGGCATTTGATTATGAAATAGAGTACATTAGTACAAGAGATAATATTGTGGCTGATACTTTATCGAGATTACCGATAAATTATGTAGAAAGTAATGATGTTTTAGAAACTGAAGGCCGATTTACGTATTTACACTATGTATATTCAACAAACATAACATGTTTAAATTTCAAAGCAGTAGCACGCGAAACTGCTAAAAACGAGACTCTATCCATCGTGAAGCGGATGGTAATAGAAGGATGGCCTGACTGTAGTCTTAAAAGTTGGCCCAATGAGTTGCAACCATATGCACTGCGTAAAGACGAAATTCACGTCGAAAAAGAATGTTTAATGTGGGGACAGAGAGTTATCGTTCCACCTAAATTAAGAGAAAAGGTAATCGAAAAATTGCACGAAAGTCACTTTGGGATAGTTAAAATGAAGAGTTTGGCAAGGTCGGTGGTTTGGTGGCCTAATATAGACAAAAATTTAGAAGATAAATCTAAATATTGCAAATGGTGTGTTGAATCTAAAGACAATCCAATTAGAATGGAATTAACTCCATGGCCATGGCCAAGCCAACCTTGGTAA